A section of the Dermacoccus nishinomiyaensis genome encodes:
- the hutI gene encoding imidazolonepropionase codes for MTTTLVTGIAELVTNDPQHARAGASEDERLLGLLTDAAIVVEDDRIAWVGEARRAPDADRRVDVDGAALMPGFVDSHAHLVFDGDRSAEFAARMAGERYDGGGIATTVAATRDADDDRLTALVARRIAEMRAQGTTCVEVKSGYGLTVEDEARALRIARRLTPETTYLGAHVVPSGSDRAAYVDLVCGEMLEACRPYARWADVFCEPGSAHAFDGDESATILSACRDAGLELRVHGGQLGEGPGVQLAVELGAASVDHCTYLSASDVAALADSSTVATLLPGVEFSTRSPYPDARRLIDAGVSVAIATDCNPGTCYSDSMPFMIALAVREMGMSAAEAVWAATAGGAQALRRNDVGVIRPGARADLAVLDAPSHRHLCYRPGVPIARTLEV; via the coding sequence ATGACGACGACGCTCGTCACCGGCATCGCCGAACTCGTGACGAACGACCCGCAGCACGCCCGCGCTGGCGCGAGCGAGGACGAGCGCCTGCTCGGCCTCCTCACCGACGCGGCGATCGTCGTCGAAGACGACCGCATCGCCTGGGTCGGCGAGGCGCGCCGAGCGCCGGACGCCGACCGCCGCGTCGACGTCGACGGCGCCGCACTGATGCCCGGCTTCGTCGACAGCCACGCACACCTCGTCTTCGACGGCGACCGCTCGGCCGAGTTCGCCGCCCGCATGGCGGGCGAGCGCTACGACGGGGGCGGGATCGCCACCACGGTGGCCGCCACCCGCGACGCTGACGACGACCGCCTCACCGCGCTGGTCGCGCGGCGCATCGCCGAGATGCGCGCGCAGGGCACGACGTGCGTCGAGGTGAAGTCGGGCTACGGGCTGACGGTCGAGGACGAGGCACGAGCGCTGCGCATCGCCCGCCGGCTCACCCCGGAGACGACCTATCTCGGTGCCCACGTCGTGCCGAGCGGCAGCGATCGTGCCGCCTACGTCGACCTCGTCTGCGGCGAGATGCTCGAGGCGTGCCGCCCTTACGCTCGCTGGGCCGACGTGTTCTGCGAGCCGGGCAGTGCGCACGCCTTCGACGGCGACGAGAGCGCGACGATCCTGAGCGCCTGCCGAGACGCGGGGCTCGAACTGCGTGTGCACGGCGGCCAGCTCGGGGAGGGACCGGGCGTCCAACTCGCCGTCGAGCTCGGTGCGGCGAGCGTCGACCACTGCACCTATCTGTCGGCGAGTGACGTTGCGGCACTGGCCGATTCGTCGACCGTCGCGACGCTCCTGCCGGGCGTCGAGTTCTCGACCCGTTCGCCCTACCCGGATGCGCGGCGCCTCATCGACGCGGGCGTCAGCGTCGCCATCGCGACCGACTGCAACCCGGGCACGTGCTACTCCGACTCGATGCCGTTCATGATCGCCCTCGCCGTGCGCGAGATGGGCATGAGCGCCGCCGAAGCCGTGTGGGCTGCGACGGCCGGCGGCGCGCAGGCGCTGCGGCGCAACGACGTGGGCGTTATCCGCCCCGGTGCGCGCGCTGACCTCGCCGTTCTCGACGCGCCCAGCCACCGTCACCTCTGCTACCGACCGGGCGTGCCGATCGCGCGGACGCTGGAGGTCTGA
- a CDS encoding allantoate amidohydrolase, which produces MTERTFEGLWADLAPVGRDKHSGGYRRFAWSREDSMLREWFDGECEALGLDVVEDRAGNQWAWWGEPDRTPGVATGSHLDSVPDGGAFDGPLGVVSSLLAVRRLKESGFAPARPIGVVNFVDEEGARFGVACAGSRLITGALTAERALGLRDTDGVTMAQAWERAGREPSDLGRDDAALARLACFVEVHVEQGRALVDLPRDAAGDPFGAAVAVGTDIWPHGRFRADLPGHADHAGTTALGDRDDALVKAARFIEQVRAAATSRDDGAARRVVATVGKLDVTPGGINAIASHVTAWVDARGVREDDVRAAIDEIAGRAAELGGEWREESWTPTTPFDADLVARVHRTLGEGVPMLGTGAGHDAGILANHGIPSVMLFVRNPTGTSHSPEEFAQTDDCLRGVDALVRVLEDLAS; this is translated from the coding sequence ATGACCGAGCGCACGTTCGAGGGCCTGTGGGCCGACCTCGCCCCGGTGGGGCGCGACAAGCACAGCGGCGGATACCGCCGATTCGCCTGGAGCCGTGAGGATTCCATGCTCCGCGAATGGTTCGACGGCGAGTGTGAAGCGCTCGGTCTCGACGTCGTCGAGGACCGCGCAGGCAACCAGTGGGCGTGGTGGGGCGAGCCGGATCGGACGCCTGGCGTCGCCACCGGATCGCACCTTGACTCGGTGCCCGACGGTGGGGCGTTCGACGGACCCCTGGGCGTCGTCTCGTCGTTGCTCGCGGTGCGCCGACTCAAGGAGTCGGGGTTCGCGCCCGCGCGCCCGATCGGTGTCGTCAACTTCGTCGACGAGGAGGGCGCGCGCTTCGGCGTCGCCTGCGCGGGCTCGCGCCTCATCACCGGAGCGCTGACGGCCGAGCGCGCCCTCGGCCTACGCGACACCGACGGTGTCACGATGGCACAGGCGTGGGAGCGCGCTGGGCGTGAGCCGTCGGATCTCGGGCGGGACGACGCGGCCCTCGCGCGCCTCGCGTGCTTCGTCGAGGTGCACGTCGAACAGGGGCGGGCCCTCGTCGACCTGCCCCGTGACGCAGCGGGCGATCCGTTCGGCGCCGCCGTCGCGGTCGGCACCGACATCTGGCCGCACGGACGGTTTCGCGCCGACCTGCCCGGGCACGCCGACCACGCCGGGACGACGGCGCTCGGCGACCGCGACGACGCGCTGGTCAAGGCCGCCCGGTTCATCGAGCAGGTGCGGGCGGCGGCCACCTCGCGTGACGACGGTGCCGCGCGCCGCGTCGTCGCGACCGTCGGAAAGCTCGACGTCACGCCCGGCGGCATCAACGCCATCGCCTCCCACGTGACGGCGTGGGTCGACGCCCGCGGCGTCCGCGAGGACGACGTGCGCGCAGCGATCGACGAGATCGCAGGTCGCGCAGCGGAACTCGGTGGCGAATGGCGGGAGGAGTCATGGACGCCGACGACCCCGTTCGACGCCGACCTCGTCGCGCGCGTGCACCGCACGCTCGGTGAGGGTGTGCCGATGCTCGGCACCGGTGCCGGCCACGACGCCGGCATCCTCGCCAACCACGGCATCCCCAGCGTCATGTTGTTCGTGCGCAACCCGACGGGCACGTCGCACTCGCCCGAGGAGTTCGCGCAGACCGATGACTGCCTGCGCGGCGTCGACGCACTCGTCCGCGTGCTCGAGGATCTCGCGTCATGA
- a CDS encoding formimidoylglutamate deiminase → MTIYHVPFAHLRDGLARDVRLVEEDGRWVEVTANASPRDGLSGGSTGGAPSGVSSDDASSDDVIRLDGVALPGFANCHSHAFHRALRGRTHDDGGTFWTWRERMYRVAAQLDPSTYLALARAVYAEMALAGVTAVGEFHYVHHRPDGTPYDDPNAMGSALRQAAREAGIRLTLLDTCYLHGGLDTDGHAAMSAEQRRFSDGSVDAWARRHAQLREDALSDENTVVGAAIHSVRAVARDELADVVAATPGEILHAHVSEQPAENAAAVAHYQRTPVGLLHEAGALSERFSAVHATHLSDDDVSTLARAGATACFCPTTERDLADGIGPAVALHDAGARLSLGSDQHAVIDMFEEARGLEMHERLTSNERGRLSPRDLLAAATRHAGIGWPDAGEIVVGARADLVVVNAESLRTAGCSPDQILLAAIAQDVTDVIVDGRVVVRGGRHRLEETLAPGGIGRLLHDAIDSFWRQT, encoded by the coding sequence ATGACCATCTACCACGTGCCGTTCGCGCACCTTCGCGACGGCCTCGCGCGCGACGTCCGACTCGTCGAGGAGGACGGGCGATGGGTCGAGGTGACGGCGAATGCGTCACCGAGAGATGGGCTGTCGGGTGGATCGACGGGTGGGGCGCCGAGTGGCGTTTCCTCTGACGACGCATCCTCGGACGACGTGATCAGGCTCGACGGGGTCGCACTGCCCGGTTTCGCGAACTGCCACAGCCATGCGTTCCACCGCGCATTGCGCGGGCGCACGCATGACGATGGCGGCACGTTCTGGACGTGGCGTGAACGCATGTATCGCGTTGCGGCGCAGCTCGATCCGTCGACATACCTCGCACTGGCGCGCGCCGTGTACGCCGAGATGGCGCTGGCCGGCGTCACGGCGGTGGGGGAGTTCCACTACGTCCACCACCGCCCCGACGGCACGCCCTACGACGACCCGAACGCCATGGGTTCTGCGCTGCGTCAAGCGGCCCGCGAGGCCGGCATCCGGCTCACGCTGCTCGACACGTGTTACCTCCACGGAGGCCTCGACACCGATGGCCACGCCGCGATGAGCGCTGAGCAGCGGCGCTTCAGCGACGGCTCCGTCGACGCCTGGGCGCGGCGTCACGCGCAGTTGCGCGAGGACGCACTCAGTGACGAGAACACCGTGGTCGGCGCGGCCATTCACTCGGTGCGCGCTGTCGCTCGGGACGAACTGGCGGACGTCGTCGCCGCGACGCCGGGGGAGATCCTCCACGCCCATGTCTCCGAACAGCCTGCGGAGAACGCCGCCGCAGTGGCCCACTACCAGCGCACGCCCGTGGGTCTGCTCCACGAGGCCGGCGCACTGAGCGAGCGCTTCTCCGCCGTTCATGCGACGCATCTGAGCGACGACGACGTCTCGACGCTCGCCCGCGCGGGCGCGACGGCCTGCTTCTGCCCGACGACCGAACGCGACCTTGCCGACGGCATCGGGCCGGCCGTTGCACTGCACGACGCGGGCGCGCGGCTCAGCCTCGGCAGCGACCAGCACGCCGTCATCGACATGTTCGAAGAAGCCCGCGGCCTCGAGATGCACGAGCGGCTGACGAGTAACGAGCGCGGTCGCCTGAGCCCGCGCGACCTGCTCGCCGCGGCGACGCGGCACGCGGGCATCGGCTGGCCCGACGCCGGCGAGATCGTCGTCGGAGCGCGCGCCGACCTCGTCGTCGTCAACGCCGAATCCCTGCGCACCGCAGGCTGTTCGCCTGACCAGATCCTGCTCGCCGCGATTGCGCAGGACGTCACGGACGTCATCGTCGACGGACGCGTCGTCGTGCGCGGCGGGCGCCACCGCCTCGAAGAGACGCTCGCGCCCGGCGGCATCGGGCGGCTCCTGCACGACGCCATCGACTCCTTCTGGAGGCAGACATGA